CAAGGAAGATAGTATATAAAAAAGTTTCTGTTACATGGCCACCGTGGTAAGATTGTTATTGTAGAGTCCACGCTTATTCTACCTCACTCCAATTCATATTCGACTTATGCACTCCTATTTATTATACCACGAATTAAAATCACTAATGATGATAACTTAAAATTTATTCATGCAAGTATGCTAGTTGTCCAATGTCTACAGTGAAATTCAGTTGACATTACCTCAAGAGCATAAATTATAATTTGTTGATGCAAATTAAAATGATACATATTTTATATCCATAAAATTAATAGCACGTCGTACCACAAATATCTTGCATTCTCTCGAGTCACAACATTTCATCAGACTATTTTTTAGGACCGTTTACCATACATTAGATATTATCCACATGAGAAAATATAAGAAATGGAGGCATCGTTGTACAAGAGAAAAACACAGCGTAGTAAAACATTTAGCCCACCCAGGACAACTAATCTGGTCAACGGCCTATTACATCAAGTGCCACCATCCATCCATTCTAAATAGGCCCAACTTGGGCCTGCCAGCACCGTTGTGCCACTATGCGCACCGTCCGATCCTCTGGACGACACATATCAACAACACGATCGCAAAATCATCACCGGTGGAAACCCTACCGAAAATATCCTCCAATTTTTGCCGTCATTCGCGGAAAGGAAGGAGATAGCGGCTGCGTCGGTGCCGAATTCCTTGCCTGCGTGGCCGCGCCCACAATTCGGGATGCTCGAGGGCGATGTCGTGTCCGGCGTCGATCTACCCCGCTATGCTCGTTGAGTATGTGGTGCCGCTGTCCTTGAAGGCATACGTCCTAGCCATGGTGATGGGGGCTGCATGGGCCGTTGCCATTGATGGCAGGCGCTGTGGCCGGGAAACGGCGGCTGCGCGTGCTACGGTGACGGTGGGTCGGGAGACGGCCTCCGCGCTGAAGACGGAGGCTGAGCGGTTTCTATGTGCTGGAGTTTGCTCCGGCGGCATGGAGAGGAGCTGCAGCCGGCGCATCGCAAAGGGATGGAGGCCCCCTTCATCCAGTCACCGATTATATGTGGGTACGTGTATTTCTGCAACCTCATGTATTAGTCTGAAGCATACTATTCTATTATGCTCGAAGCCCAAATAGTAAATAGGATGTGCTTTGCATAGAGTCGATGCTCACAAACATGGGGCTAATTATACATGGTAAACATGAATAAACCATAGGTCTTACCGAACCAAATTAGATAGGAGTCTGCGTGCGTTTATCTTAGCCGTGTGGCACCCGGGTTGATAGTCGAGCTGATTGAATTGGAGGCGGGGAAAGATCAGCAGGAAACCAATGCCACGAAGAGTGCGTGAGGTTTGTATGCCAAGTTATCCAACATTGTGTGTGTGGAATCAAACTTATATGCAACCATGGATAGGAAAGTGATCCTGTATTAATTAATTAGAGTTAATGCGCATTATTACACTAGGAATTAGTGGGGAAACAAAAAAAATGGAAAGAACATATATATGGCAGTTGATCCCGGACAGAATCTCATATGTCATTGATTTTTTTCATCCAGCTGGATTTATAATGATGACATACGTATAAAAATAGATCCTTGTGAAGCTGTTTTAGAGGCGACGAACACTAAGTGGCTGTGCGaacatcattatagagcattgaaGTGAATTTTGCATCAGACTTGAACCCTCCTCATTCATTGAACATGAACATGGCTCATTCGTTGAACAATCAAGCTGGCCCGGTTCTGCAAGGACCCTAGAGCATCTCCTAGTGCTGCACGGCAGGCTGCCAGCTCGTAGGGCTGCTGGTTGTCTGGTTGGAAGACAAGCTGGCTCATGTATGTCGTTTTCCAGTACCCTACAAAATAGGTTTAATAAAACAACATACAATACATATTTTTATATAAGATGGTCATGTTAAACATTCTTCAATTACACAAGCACTCATGTTGTGCTCTGTTGACCTCAAGCATTGTGGCACCTAAAGTCCAGAGCCCCTGCTTTGCTAGTCCCCACCGCATCAAGTGGCGTGACACATGCTGGTCCCAGACATGTAGGTAGATAAACTCCCTCCTGGTTGAGCAATAAAATGTTAGCCCACTGCCAATAAAATGTACTCCCTTCATTAGGACCACATGTCGGTATGGCGTGGTACGGTCGTCTGACCTGTGTAACATTATTTTGCTGACATGCATCACTATGCCAATGACATCTGGGAAAAAATGATGTGAATTTGTTAAGAAAGTCTGGCTCAACTACATGTCAGCAAAATTCATTGTGAAATGATACAATGCACCTGCAAGCATCCTGTTTCTGAGGCCATATACATCTATAAAATCAATGAATCGTGGCGGCAATGAAGGGGTGTTAATGCTAGCCCTGGCAAGAAGTATTTCAGTGCACGAGTGGAGGACGATGTAAAAGTCACATGGAACCGGCAATGCAACTAGCATATGCATAGCTGCTGGTTCAAACCCAACTTTTTGAATAAGTATACAGAGCCGACACGTAGGTTGTCGCTGAAGCGATATGCGATTGGTTGAAATGGATCAAATGCAATTGCATCCATTTTGACCCCCTGGAAATTTATTGCATACATGAGCAGCATGTTGAATATATTATCAGCAGATCACTTAATAGCATATCATTTTTGAAGACTTACAGTTTGGTCGATGAGGATGGCGTGAAAGATGGCTGCTCCACTCCGGGTATGTTTGATACGAGCATACAAAACCTTTGCCGTTGCGTCCCAACCTCTACTGTATATATGTAGGTTTTCTATTTCGCTGAACCTTACATGTCTGCAATTGGTTGACAAAGAGCACAATTCTGTATATTTATTTATGCAAATAACTAAAAGCAGGAATGGATAAAATGTTGCCTGTCGATCGGCGGTGGAGGGCCAATGGGAGTGGGAACGAAGTTCACAGGCGGTGGTGCCATGACCCTCTTCGAGCCAGGACGGCCCATCCTGGGTCCCATCGCCATGAGCGCCAAGACTCTATTCCTCTTCAACACGACTCATGGTTCAGAACGCAGAATGTTTTTTATAGCATGGTATATGGCGGGAAATAGAAGCACTGGAATTTTGTATTGGCATGGTATATAGACGTATATTGACTGATCTGACTATTTTCATTTTCATTGGCGTGAAGTAAATCATGGTGATAGAAAAAGGAAGTGATTGAAAGAAGGAAGGAGATTGATCACCGTTTGATTGAAAGAAGGGATGAGATTGATCACCGTCATGAATGAATTGATTGCCATGCATGAATTGATTGCGTTTGGATTGATTGTTGATTGATTGTGCTTGGTTGCCTTATGTGAATTATTTCTTTACCAAAGATAGAGTCGATTGAAGGGAGAAAAGAAAATCGGCAGAGGGAGAAAACCGATGGAGGGAGAAAAAAATCgctggaggggaggggggatcatACGAAGGGGTTGGACGAAGAGGGGGAACGTAAGATGGGAAATGGAACCTTACAtttttttaggtagtagagattttATATCTTCTGTCAATCTTTTAACAGGGTGACGACCCATTATGAAAGAAGAAACCGTAGGAGAAATCGGCCAAGACCCCTCGACCAAAGACAAAGGTTGTTAAAAGACCTGCCAAGAAAAAGGCAGCTGAACCCATCGGGTTAAACCTTGATGACGACCTTGATGACCCGgacgcagaggtagaacttgactctcttggttcgtttttcatgcacctcattgacaatgatcattatcaggatgacgtccaaggcagccaagctgatgacgcataggtaattatcctttcctccggttcagaccctCTGCCAACGCAAAAAATCCGTCAAGtagtccggaaagtaagattttctcacccctagctcacttggatccaaactttcttttgaagaagtagcaacacgaagctcgccgcacaacccggcacagcggtcaggtagtcacttcggccggtttaccgaacacgccgGTTCGGAAGCGTCGATCTGAGGTCTCAAACACTTCTgatacttcttatcccaaggcggaTTATTTCCGGCAGCCTCTTAATCCATTCGATTCTAATTATCAGGGAACGCCTCTTTCATCATCCGGCGAGTCAACAGCCACACAACTCCCCCCTCTTAAGactgtccctgggtaaccactttAAACTTAATCCTTTTGACGCTTTATATTTACGTATTATACTGACCTTTATATCTTTTTCTTTCAGAGCCaaggccagacccagcaagaaagctcgtgTAGATAAACCGTCCGACGACCATgtggttgttgaaccggagagaACTCCAGAACTGGAAAGAACCAATGTTGATGCCATAGTTGATGATCCACCCCCTCAagaccatgattttgttgaaccaGTAGAAGTTAACCCAACAGGTCATACTGATAAACCGGCAAGCCCGGTCCCAACTGATGATAGACCTTCAAGTCCATCTAAGGCTGCTGATGAATCGTCAACTCTAGTAAAGGCTGCTGGTGACAAGGAAGATGATGTTATAATTACTGGTGTTGGCCACACCATCCCTGGCAATCTTGTTGCATTATCAGAGCATAGTGCTAAGGAGGAACTctctgctatgggcaaaggcaagtggagcACAAACTTGTCAAGCTGcgcccacctcaacgcccaagaacttcattctggtttcttaaaccgtctgtacacaaaccgtgactacgaagccggtttagtgaatctgatgaaggagcgatatgaggtaacttcataaCTGTTTCTCTTTTTATGTCCAAGTTCTAGtaccaactccagtagcccccaagggccaattTATGATGCCAATCTAAACCGAGACTTTGCAATATCACAACTCTGCATGCTTATCTTCCAAGGGCTGGTTTATCTTTTAGGATGAACCAATACTTTTAACTTTGTAATCCTGAAACTTTCGTTAGTGTAGTCCCCAAGGGACGGTTTATCTTTCCAAGCTGAACTGGGACTTTAACCAGTGTtactttgagcaaacatacattagcccccaagtgtcaagaataatacttgtattgtgcttgggacttgttaaAAAATTTCTGATAatcaagcaaataggcattagcccccaagtgccgagtgtataacttgttatgtgcttgggactttctAAATTTCACTGCCACCTCATAATATGTCtttctcttataggctgagctgagcaaaaaggaagcccAAACCGCTGACCTTCAACAAAATATCAAAACCCAGCAAGCAGagacctccaaagccaaagaagaATTGACCAGTGCGTTAGCAGctatggagaagctgaaggaaactTTGAAGAAGGAACAGGCAGACTGGGGCATAGAGAAAGCCGCTTTACAAAAGAGAGCCGAAGACGCAGAGGCAACCCTTAAACCGGTGGTCGAAGAGCTGACCAGTTTAAAGCGGCAgatcaatgccatgacctctgctgtTTTTGGTAAGTACCTCACCTGAAGCTTTTCAATATACATTATCTCATCGGTTGCtggtttactgatgtttgcaatgaCACAGGAACTCGCATTACCCATCTAGTCtttgacatgcggatgaagctgaaggctgcctatacactGATTGAGCAGTTATATTCCGGAGCTCAACAGGCCATTTGCACCGCTACGCATAATAAACCGCCTCCAACCTTACTAAAAGAGACCATTGAGAAGCTGTCTATGCTGCCCGCCCGGTTGGATGAACTAAAAAGATCAGCAGCCAGGTCAGGTGCGCTGACCGCACTAATCCGGGCGAAGGCATGGATACCAGATCTTGAACCGTCAGATATAGGCAGCGGCTACCCTGGCGTGAAGGAGGACGGCTCAGAATTTAACAATGACGATCTTCGAAGGTTGACAAGGGAAGTGCGCCCCATAGCGAGCAAATTGGCTGATGAAACAGATCTCTCTCATTATCAGCCGGTTTATGATTCTGATCAGGAAAGATATCCTGCGCCAACACATGATGTAGAAGATCTTGTTCCgacaatccgtaagcacacctatgcccctgatgttgacccctcAAACCTTATAAGTGATGAAACTGTATTTCAagccttaactggaatcgattgggaaaccattgacttccagccactgggtagagaggaggaagaTGCACCAGCGCAGGACGATCCACAACCGTCAACTCAGCCTGGTGACgagtcatgatccggaggccggtttagcgtTCGGCGCACTACCACCTTTGCCGAAataattattcttttgggcattaaAACACTtcgtaataggctagttgaaaacacttggtctgctatgccatcgtgcatacttaTTTTTCTTGATACCGTGAATCCACCATGCTTTAGGAGATATTATGTTTCATAACCCGTAGTGGTGTTTATTCAAATTATTCCCGCATACAATAAGTTTGaaagtgtcctagcggtttaccgctggacatgtcatgatgcccaaatatatagccggggtttataaccaaggctgtactttgaaaataatcaaagatgaaagaagtaatacctgtgatattgaatcactctGTTGGTTGACCAACTTTTGTATAGTTAGGGCTATAACCCCAATCctgagtattgataactccttccatgttttgccggtttatgataaaaccatacCGGGCTATGATAAACACCGTGTATATAATGTtggtgacttatagtcaaaaccagaccgggtcaataaaacatcggattataactgatcatgtacttaCAACTTATTGTTGAAAGCCAACCCGGGTCAACAAACGCCGGTTTATCATAAAACATTATAAATCTCACCAGAGGAGAAACAACTTATCAAAttaaaacacaaagaaaacatgcaaggcttttcatgtgctgccaggccctaaatcgaggcttttcatgggctgccaggccctaaatcgaggcttttcatgggctgccaggctactgagttaaaccattttcaaagccttttaagatggacctcaatcattgaccaatcgtcgttttaactttgacaagttcatggtctatgagattgacttgtcaaacgttggggagtcataccaggtttacctggacggagtggcttacttaaaaaaggaaggataacccggggttttaggtgaatacacgtggcttccaagcctggcttgatagcctatttcAAGGGTGCAAGCTtttttgttctttgagaagcaaagaacCCCCAAGCAACATGTGAGCTGTGctcggtgggtgcctatgtttgagctgtgctgttgcaacactctctttggccccacataatgttggggatattaatATTAAATATAAACCGACCATGAGGGGTCGGGTTATGCCCATCAGAAGTTAGTCATGTTCAAAGCCCATAAAGGCAAGGCATATGGAGCTTTACAGAGGAGATctacatgaaggcccagggcccaaaagcggattagggcccgtagatataaaccgccatatgatatgtaacttatgttgtaaggcaaggaaaggtagaaaccgagccggacacgagtatgagccggcctcgggattctgtaaacctccgggcgtcaacctgtgtatataaagggacgacccgacgacgGTTTAGGGACAGAAAACAATAACTCGAGatccaggcaaagcggattcggtccctggtcatcgaaaccctagcaattccatcataactggacgtaggcttttaccttcatcgtaaggggccgaaccagtataattccttgcgtcccttgtccgctttaaccactttaagctaacctgtcgcgatggctccacgactaagtcctttcacgaggacatctgtcgtgacaaaaccatgatAGTTGGGGCCCACcttggggctatcgcacgatggttttgagttcttgaagggcagcttcgaaggactcaagggatacgctgtgggccggatgaccaagagtcgtggcggcaagctctacatcgacaacgcaggttggggccccgaggccgactcgatcgagtacgggcaccgggtcccctttggcagaatacacgtcttcattggcaagatcggcgaacatgtccctgagccggacatctgcaccgacatcatcgagatggctcagcgtgcaagacttGCCCGCGTTCAGCCTGCCGTgaagtgtgccttcatgggagtcatccacggagtggagtctaaggatagatcggcatctggtggcgaAACCATCGtctactctgatgacgagtcttcaactggagagaccgagtcactATATCAGCCGCATGATGGTTGGATTATTGGTGgttccgatggtgatagtattccggactTCCTTGAACCGCCGAGCCGAGTTGcaattttcatggccggtacacaatcgGTGCAACATTCTTCTACCGCCACAGCagtgatctccggttcagcagcggcaacaCCGGCCGATGTAGGGGGCTCTGCATCACCGCCGGCTTAGGCTTTGTCCAATTTGTTCGACACCCTGGCAACGTTGATAGCAGCGGAGGTTGACGCGGCAAACCAGGATCAGCATAACACggaaattgcaaaggtgaaggatcagatagctcaagctaaggcAGATCTGGCAGTGGAGAATACCAAGATGGCCGCTGAGCGGGCCGGATTAGAGGCACAGGCCTATCGGCTTATACTGGATTACAGTGCATCAGATgatgtcatgagaagaaggtaccggtctcacctgccGCCAGTTTACGAGGGAAGAAACCTCtttaacacaccaggagcaggcaccagcaaccagccagtggtaaaccgggcggaggcacctggaacaGGGGCGCCAGTTCAGCCACGCGCGATGGATCCGCCTTGTCAGAACGATGTCCCATCACAGCACGTcccaacacctccgggtcattactctaacccgttggataacatcgttgccgccgcttcacgattggtaGCTCTCTCGATTGATGGCGAGTCTCCGGTAGTAGTTGAAacacgacgggctagggagctccttcagacatctttgactcagcagcaggcttattcacacagtcgtgagaggattcatacCACCCCCCGCCCAAGTCGGAGCTACatcaggcatattgatgaaccggctgtatcAAGCAGTGCGAGAAACCGTAACCTGCCGCGAGGTCATAACCCGACGGGCGGCGGTGCTAATGCCCAAGATGTGGTGGATCACAGTAGAGCGCAtcgaagccgagttagcagcgtaGTACGCGGCCCGTTAGCTTACTCCGATTCGTCCAACTACTTTGGTGGAGCCAGGCGTGATttttagttctttgggggtgccgtgtctttCCCCGGCCATACGTAATGTGCggttacccaaggacttcaagggtccttgtaaggtgcccaattacactgccgatttaccccctgagtcatggattgagagttatgagatggcgatggagatgctggatgtggatgatgcggcatgtgctaagtacttcactatgatgctagaagggacgacTCGTACTAGGTTAAAAagcttaccagctaactccattggatcatgggccgagttaaaaagtcggtttatccagaatttcaaagccacgtgcaaacaacccatgtccatcGTGGACTTAGCCGCCTATGTTCAAGAGGAGggggagtccacaacccattgggtaaagcgagtctcagctattctgcattcatcagaccgcatcaatgctgacatGGTCGTCTTAACATTGGAAGGAAATTGCCGGTTTATGCCCTTGAGACtaaagttgggaaggctcaagcatcactgcaatgacatggccacgcttatggcagctctggttaagtatgccgattcagacAGTACCAAGAACCCTGAGTCTGAAGATGAAAAGACGGGGAAGGGAAAGAAAAACGGCagtgccaaggggcagcagcataacctggcgggtcatgggaacaacggtaagcgcaaggcaaATAACagcttggattttgtggctaacaccaacacccaggataatggtcaacgccgtaagggtaaaccgccccagcaggGTCATGGGAGTTTAAAAAATCAAGTTCTTTCCAGTACGACCAGGGACCGCACGGCGGTTCAGGAGGCagttctcatgggccgggttacgacGGAGGCAACTTcggttcaggatttcaaggcaatcaaaccggacatggcaatcaaggcaatcagggtaaCCAGGGCGGTTATAATAAtcagggaggtcagcagcagcaacaatcgggttatcagagtaatccgaagcagttgaatagtgggcagtatcatgtctttaccactagcttatgtaagcgcgatcagaagctacATAAGAGGGCAGTAAATTCCGTTGAACCAGCGGTGCCTCGTTATCTGCGCTAGTCTGAATAGCCCATTctatggagtcgagaggatcattcaccccgggttgataatccgggtcatctggccttagtggtggcacctcaggttggggggggggtacaagttcaccaaagtactcatggacggagggagcagtatcaatatcctttattatgaaaccttccatcacatggggttgacagataagaatcttaaaccgtcaaacaccgttttcatggtgtggtgcctagtaaatcggtgtatccagttggtaagatagctctggaggtcgcttttggagatgatcatgactcaagatcagaaacattgacttttgaagtggtaaaaatcaagagcccatatcatgccctgtttgaacgaccggcttatgctaagttcatgacAAGGCCctattatgtttatttgcagcttaagatgccgggtcataaggggaccaccacagtgcatgggagccgaaagattgctttggaatgtgaagaaggtgatgcggcccatgctgagtcggtttgtgcaacagaggagttgaagttttacaaagacaatgttgatccgatggatatgacctctctgaaaaaaccaactacagagcatgatccggctttgaagtttaaattggcCGAGGAGACTAAGTTGGTCGACTTTGTTCCCGGTGATTCATCCAGGcaattcagcatcagcgctaacctagaTCCAAAAtgggaaagcgcgctcatcgagttcatccgtgagaactgggacatctttgcatggaaaccttctaacatgctaggtgtaccgagggaactcgctgagcacactcttaatatagatcccaagtttaaaccggtcaagcagtttctccgccgcttcaatgaagaaaggcgcaaggctattcgagaggaagtagcccggctcttggcagcagggtttattgtggaggtctttcaccctgagtggctagctaattcggtgctggtacttaagaagaatgacacttggcgtatgtgtgtggactacacagatctgaacaaggcatgtccagctgacccctttgctctccctcgtattgatcaaattattgatgctacgacgggttgtgaccgtttgtgttttctggacgcttattccggctatcatcaaatcaaaatggcagttaaggaccaggagaagacagctttcataactccctttggagccttctgctatgtatctatgccttttgggctcaagagtgcccaggcgacttatcaacgctgtgtacagaattgtcttcataatcagattgggcgcattgttcatgcttatgtggatgatattgtggtgaagtccaaaaaggaggaaacattgataggtgacttgaaggagacttttgataacctccgggtttataagataatgcttaatccggccaaatgtgtccTTGGTGTACCGGCAGACAATcttttgggctttctggtgtctaacaggggcattgaggctaatccagagaagatcaaaaCTATTACGTCTCTGGGTAAACCAGCGTGTATTAATGATGTGCAGCAGCTGGCGGGTTGTattgcagcattgagccggtttatcagccgtttgggataAAAGTCAATCcatctgtatcagatgatgaagaagacataccattttgtctggagtgatgctgccaatgaaGCCTTTGAGAATTTAAAGCGGAAATTAGCTGAACCGCATATCCTTGccgctcctgttgataaagagcccttgtagctatatgtggctgctaatgcccgggctgttagtgtagctattgtggtggagtgcaaAGAGGCcagcaaggagtatccggttcaatggccggtttactacatcagcgaggtgcttattgagtccaagcagaggtacccacattggcagaagttggtgtatggggttttcatggcaagtcgaaagctcatgcattatttttagggtcatcctatcagagtggtcagttctgcccccttgggggatataatccaaaacagagaagcaactggctggattgccaaatgggctattgagcttggacctcacgggttaaaatatacgcctcacacaacaatcaaatcccaagcacttgtggacttcaccaatgattggacagagttgcaggcaccagaggaaaagctagataacacttattggactattcattttgatggacccagataattggaaggctcgggggctggagtcatattaactggtaaaggcagagccagtcagtaagtgtgatgcgtcCATGGCGGTttaattcattaaaaaggtgattttccgctttggtttttcacacaacatcataactgataatggtactaatctatccaaggctggtatggaagaattttgtcaacgtgagcacatccggcttgacgtatcctcactggctcacccccaatctaatggtcaagcaaag
The sequence above is drawn from the Triticum aestivum cultivar Chinese Spring chromosome 7A, IWGSC CS RefSeq v2.1, whole genome shotgun sequence genome and encodes:
- the LOC123154987 gene encoding uncharacterized protein translates to MGKGKWSTNLSSCAHLNAQELHSGFLNRLYTNRDYEAGLVNLMKERYEAELSKKEAQTADLQQNIKTQQAETSKAKEELTSALAAMEKLKETLKKEQADWGIEKAALQKRAEDAEATLKPVVEELTSLKRQINAMTSAVFGTRITHLVFDMRMKLKAAYTLIEQLYSGAQQAICTATHNKPPPTLLKETIEKLSMLPARLDELKRSAARSGALTALIRAKAWIPDLEPSDIGSGYPGVKEDGSEFNNDDLRRLTREVRPIASKLADETDLSHYQPVYDSDQERYPAPTHDVEDLVPTIRKHTYAPDVDPSNLISDETVFQALTGIDWETIDFQPLGREEEDAPAQDDPQPSTQPGDES